In Malania oleifera isolate guangnan ecotype guangnan chromosome 8, ASM2987363v1, whole genome shotgun sequence, a single window of DNA contains:
- the LOC131161571 gene encoding LOW QUALITY PROTEIN: protein S-acyltransferase 8-like (The sequence of the model RefSeq protein was modified relative to this genomic sequence to represent the inferred CDS: deleted 2 bases in 1 codon): MMAKRVYELWKGSNKFILGGRLIFGPDARSLLVTLLLIIVPVILFCVFVARHLRHQFSSYNAGYAVLVAAIIFTIYVLVLLLITSARDPGIIPRNSHPPEDEFRYDASASAEVAGRQTPSLQFPRTKEVMVNGIPVRIKYCDTCMLYRPPRCSHCSICNNCVERFDHHCPWVGQCIGLRNYRFFFLFVSSSTLLCIYVFAMSAFYIKVLMDEHHGTVWKAMKESPASVILMVYCFISLWFVGGLTGFHLYLIGTNQTTYENFRYRADNRINAFNRGCLNNFLEVFCSKIKPSRNDFRAYVQEEVQRPPLPSTREADVEDLGGDPRAKVEDDLDIGGDLLKISQRRNIEEIDEEIRSRGSNGPQRNSSEADSGLDSEFRARLSSWGRISSSWEIAPETLANSRVTKSRSYVTPKEATR; encoded by the exons AAGTTCATACTTGGTGGGCGGTTGATATTTGGCCCGGATGCTAGGTCGCTGCTTGTCACATTATTACTGATCATTGTTCCTGTTATTTTGTTCTGTGTATTTGTTGCAAGGCATCTCCGCCACCAATTCTCATCATATAATGCTGGATATGCAGTTCTGGTGGCAGCAATCATCTTTACTATCTAT GTGTTGGTGCTGCTGCTTATCACTTCAGCTCGAGACCCAGGCATAATTCCACGCAATTCCCATCCTCCTGAGGACGAGTTCCGTTATGATGCTTCAGCATCAGCTGAGGTTGCAGGGAGACAGACACCAAGCTTGCAATTTCCTCGAACAAAAGAAGTTATGGTTAATGGAATTCCTGTGAGGATCAAGTATTGTGACACGTGCATGCTTTATCGCCCTCCTCGTTGTTCACATTGCTCCATTTGTAACAATTGTGTGGAACGTTTTGATCACCACTGCCCTTGGGTGGGACAGTGTATTGGACTG CGCAACTACCGTTTCTTCTTCCTGTTCGTTTCTTCTTCAACTCTTCTTTGCATCTATGTGTTTGCAATGTCAGCTTTCTACATTAAGGTGCTGATGGATGAACATCATGGCACAGTTTGGAAGGCAATGAAAGAATCGCCTGCGTCTGTGATATTAATGGTCTATTGTTTCATTTCATTGTGGTTTGTTGGTGGATTAACTGGCTTCCATTTGTACCTTATAGGCACAAACCAG ACTACATATGAGAATTTCCGGTATAGAGCTGACAACAGGATCAATGCTTTCAACCGCGGTTGTTTGAATAATTTCCTTGAAGTATTTTGCTCTAAGATAAAGCCCTCAAGGAATGACTTTCGAGCCTACGTTCAAGAAGAGGTCCAAAGGCCTCCTTTGCCCTCAACCAGAGAAGCTGATGTGGAGGATTTAGGTGGGGATCCACGTGCTAAAGTAGAAGATGATTTAGATATTGGTGGAGATTTATTGAAGATATCGCAGCGCCGTAACATTGAAGAAATTGATGAGGAAATCCGCAGTAGAGGGAGCAATGGGCCTCAGCGTAATTCATCAGAGGCTGATTCTGGTTTAGATTCCGAATTTCGGGCTCGGCTCTCGAGTTGGGGCAGAATAAGTAGCAGCTGGGAAATTGCACCAGAGACCTTGGCA AACTCCCGAGTCACCAAGAGCAGAAGCTATGTCACTCCAAAGGAAGCAACCAGGTGA